One Lachnospiraceae bacterium C1.1 genomic region harbors:
- a CDS encoding DUF3880 domain-containing protein: MKILFYRYRNICESEIAVTFSELGIESVELMMEANDLNELTRIKESIESHNPDCIFSIDFFPLISDICNIYHIRYVSWIVDCPVMELFFKQISNKWNRVFIFDRAQYEDVKEFNPENIFYFPLAAGTNKNKKIFDNLSATDSAKFSHDISFVGSLYTEKCFYDNKRGLNPHDEGYLEGIMKAQERIYGAWIIDDLLDDRIVREFKEHHLSFYELDGESYLTDKITMSQLYIGSKISAMERVDTMKALSDRFTVNLYTMSDTSELKKIKNMGPANSVTEMPLIFRNSKINLNITSKSIRTGLPQRIFDIMSSGGFVLSNYQEEIGELFEIGNEIAVYESIDDLIYKSDYYLNHDKERKEIAEAGFKALEERYSYQLRIPQMIIKAFEK; the protein is encoded by the coding sequence ATGAAAATCTTATTTTATAGATATAGAAATATTTGTGAAAGTGAGATTGCGGTAACATTTTCTGAACTGGGAATAGAGTCAGTAGAATTAATGATGGAGGCAAATGACCTTAATGAGCTTACCAGAATTAAGGAATCGATAGAAAGCCATAATCCGGATTGTATTTTTTCTATTGATTTTTTTCCGCTGATCTCTGATATCTGTAATATTTATCATATACGTTATGTTTCATGGATTGTGGACTGTCCGGTAATGGAACTTTTTTTTAAGCAGATATCAAATAAATGGAACAGGGTATTTATCTTTGACAGGGCGCAGTATGAGGATGTGAAGGAGTTTAATCCGGAGAATATTTTTTATTTTCCATTGGCAGCTGGAACAAATAAAAATAAAAAAATTTTTGATAATCTGAGTGCCACGGATTCTGCTAAATTTTCACATGATATTTCTTTTGTGGGTTCTTTGTATACTGAAAAGTGTTTCTATGACAACAAAAGGGGATTAAATCCTCATGACGAGGGCTACCTTGAGGGGATAATGAAGGCACAGGAAAGAATATATGGTGCGTGGATAATTGATGATCTTTTAGATGACAGAATTGTAAGGGAATTCAAGGAACATCATCTTTCATTTTATGAACTGGATGGAGAGTCGTATCTGACTGATAAAATTACAATGTCACAGCTGTACATTGGAAGTAAGATATCTGCAATGGAACGGGTTGATACGATGAAGGCGCTTTCGGACAGATTTACAGTGAATCTTTATACGATGAGCGATACATCGGAATTAAAAAAAATAAAAAATATGGGACCGGCAAATTCTGTTACAGAAATGCCGCTGATTTTCAGAAATTCCAAGATCAATCTGAATATTACATCAAAATCTATACGTACAGGACTTCCGCAGAGAATTTTTGATATAATGAGCTCCGGTGGATTTGTATTGTCAAATTATCAGGAAGAGATAGGAGAGCTTTTTGAGATAGGAAATGAGATCGCAGTATATGAATCTATTGATGATCTTATATATAAATCTGATTATTATTTAAATCACGATAAGGAAAGAAAAGAAATTGCCGAGGCCGGATTTAAGGCTTTGGAGGAAAGGTACAGTTATCAATTGAGGATACCTCAGATGATAATTAAAGCATTTGAAAAATGA
- a CDS encoding class II fructose-bisphosphate aldolase codes for MLVSLKTILDIAEAKKIAVGAFNVTGLEGLRAVIDAAESLGQPIIIQFANAAHKEYISLDVIGPIMVSMADRSSVPICVHLDHGENFEEICNAIDLGFTGVMYDGSALPYEENAANTRAVVEIAHKYDVSVEAEIGSMGNDEAELKSCYTEPEDAERFVNDTDIDALACSFGTVHGIYLTAPKLDIERIGHIKAKCKRPIVMHGGSGISDDDFKACIREGVRKINFYTYAAKYAGDAVRDAIAKNDGNVYFHDIATIGMNSMIETYKNTIKVFSDL; via the coding sequence ATGTTAGTCAGCTTAAAAACAATTCTTGATATCGCAGAAGCTAAAAAAATCGCCGTTGGTGCCTTTAATGTGACGGGGCTCGAAGGTCTCCGCGCAGTTATTGATGCAGCCGAAAGCCTAGGACAGCCGATCATAATCCAGTTCGCAAACGCAGCCCACAAAGAATATATAAGCCTTGATGTCATAGGTCCTATAATGGTCAGTATGGCTGACCGCTCGAGCGTTCCGATCTGTGTTCACCTAGATCACGGTGAGAATTTCGAAGAGATCTGCAATGCAATAGACTTAGGCTTCACAGGTGTTATGTATGACGGATCGGCACTTCCTTATGAGGAAAATGCCGCAAATACAAGAGCCGTTGTTGAAATTGCACATAAATACGATGTTTCCGTTGAAGCAGAAATCGGAAGCATGGGAAATGACGAGGCAGAACTTAAGAGCTGTTACACTGAACCTGAGGATGCTGAACGTTTCGTAAACGATACAGATATCGATGCCCTTGCCTGCTCTTTCGGAACTGTACACGGAATTTATCTCACAGCTCCGAAACTTGATATTGAGAGGATAGGACATATCAAGGCTAAATGCAAACGTCCCATCGTAATGCACGGCGGATCCGGAATAAGTGATGATGATTTCAAGGCCTGCATAAGAGAGGGCGTCAGGAAGATCAACTTCTATACCTATGCTGCAAAATATGCCGGTGATGCTGTCCGTGATGCGATTGCAAAAAATGATGGCAATGTCTACTTCCACGACATCGCCACCATCGGCATGAACTCCATGATCGAAACCTACAAAAACACTATTAAAGTATTCTCGGATCTTTAA
- a CDS encoding carbohydrate kinase family protein has protein sequence MKIAAAGYVSLDITPTFPDTGQTYPLSEVLIPGKLIEVGQPTIAVGGSVSNTGLALHKFGAETLLLTKIGNDSFGGLVLEQYCKNSADISNIVISDGSSTSYTIALAVPGNDRVFLADPGANNEFSTKDINFDALRDLSIFHFGYPTLMKCFYKNDGDELVSLFKKLKSMGIITSMDIAMVDPLSKSGRQNWPLIFEKVLPYVDIFTPSFEELLFLLDRNKYEEIKKRSGNDDICRYLSLENDIIPLSDKALSLGCKMILLKCGAPGMYLKTRSKDNLKSLSSVFDSSWADLSIFEKSYVPDRICSGTGAGDTSIAAFLYSISIGRSPEQCLHNAAATGAMNLTAYDSLSGLLPIDELEKKIENGWEKLDLLRK, from the coding sequence ATGAAAATTGCTGCTGCAGGCTATGTTTCTTTGGATATAACTCCTACATTTCCGGATACAGGGCAGACGTATCCTCTTTCAGAAGTTCTTATCCCCGGTAAATTAATAGAAGTCGGCCAGCCGACCATCGCAGTAGGCGGATCAGTTTCAAATACCGGTCTCGCACTTCATAAATTCGGTGCTGAGACCTTGCTTCTGACTAAAATAGGAAATGATTCCTTTGGCGGTCTTGTCCTGGAACAATACTGTAAAAATTCCGCTGATATTTCAAACATCGTTATTTCAGACGGATCTTCAACTTCTTATACAATTGCACTGGCAGTTCCCGGCAATGACAGGGTATTTCTTGCAGATCCGGGTGCCAATAATGAATTCTCAACAAAAGATATAAATTTTGATGCTTTAAGAGATCTGTCCATATTTCATTTTGGCTATCCAACGCTGATGAAATGCTTTTATAAAAATGACGGTGATGAGCTCGTCAGTCTTTTTAAGAAGCTTAAATCAATGGGCATTATAACAAGCATGGATATAGCCATGGTCGATCCGTTATCAAAGTCCGGCAGGCAAAACTGGCCTCTGATCTTTGAGAAAGTTCTGCCCTATGTAGATATTTTTACTCCCAGTTTTGAAGAGCTTCTCTTTTTACTGGATCGTAATAAATACGAAGAAATCAAAAAACGTTCCGGAAACGATGATATCTGCCGCTATCTTTCATTGGAAAATGATATTATTCCTCTTTCCGATAAAGCTCTGTCACTTGGCTGCAAGATGATTCTCTTAAAATGCGGTGCTCCGGGAATGTATCTTAAAACCAGATCAAAAGATAACTTAAAATCTCTTTCATCTGTTTTTGACAGCAGTTGGGCAGATCTGTCTATATTCGAAAAAAGCTATGTTCCTGACAGGATCTGTTCAGGCACCGGTGCCGGCGATACGTCCATAGCAGCCTTTCTTTACAGCATAAGCATCGGACGCAGCCCTGAACAATGTCTGCATAATGCAGCAGCCACAGGTGCTATGAATCTTACTGCTTATGATTCACTTTCAGGTCTTCTTCCTATAGATGAACTTGAGAAAAAAATAGAAAACGGATGGGAAAAACTTGATCTGTTAAGGAAATAA
- the amrA gene encoding AmmeMemoRadiSam system protein A: protein MPIVAAFMLPHPPIILSEIGRGEEEKIALTRQSYERVADEIAELAPETIIISSPHTVMYGDYFHISPGEGAEGDMSAFNAGEVKFREKYDTELVEAITAEALSYSDKADEEKEDFDVFPAGTLGEKDKKLDHGTMIPLYFIRQKYNDFKIVRIGLSGLPLSTHYEMGKLIKKAVEKTGRRVVYIGSGDLSHKMKAEGPYGYAAEGPLYDERIMKVCSSANFGELFDFDENFLDRAAECGHRSFLMMAGALDGLSVKAEELSHEATFGVGYGICRFEIGEADEERHFLKKWREVRKQKIMEKRNKEDAYVRLARFSLESFIRKGVQVKQKDIDERLMNELPSEIFSDKAGAFVSIHKEGLLRGCIGTIMPTCECLADEIMQNAISAAVKDPRFPKIRENELPLLEINVDVLGEPEPIDGPDMLDVKKYGVIVTAGYRRGLLLPDLEGVDTVEQQIEIACNKAGIGIYEDYSLERFEVVRHI from the coding sequence ATGCCGATAGTTGCTGCTTTTATGCTTCCGCATCCGCCTATAATCTTATCTGAGATAGGCAGAGGCGAAGAGGAGAAAATAGCTTTAACGAGACAGTCATATGAAAGAGTCGCAGATGAGATTGCAGAGCTTGCGCCTGAGACTATCATAATCTCAAGTCCTCATACAGTGATGTATGGAGATTACTTTCATATTTCACCCGGAGAGGGAGCAGAGGGTGATATGTCGGCATTTAACGCCGGAGAAGTGAAGTTTAGGGAAAAGTATGATACTGAACTTGTGGAGGCTATAACTGCGGAGGCTCTTTCTTATTCAGACAAGGCAGATGAGGAGAAAGAGGATTTTGATGTTTTTCCGGCAGGAACTCTTGGCGAAAAGGATAAAAAGCTGGATCATGGAACAATGATCCCGTTATATTTTATAAGGCAAAAATATAATGATTTTAAGATAGTGAGGATAGGTCTGTCGGGATTGCCGTTATCAACGCATTATGAGATGGGAAAGTTGATAAAGAAGGCGGTTGAAAAGACAGGACGAAGGGTTGTCTACATTGGCAGCGGTGATCTGTCGCATAAAATGAAGGCTGAGGGACCGTATGGTTATGCAGCTGAAGGACCTCTTTATGATGAGAGGATAATGAAGGTATGTTCATCGGCAAATTTTGGAGAGCTTTTTGATTTTGACGAAAATTTTCTCGACAGGGCAGCGGAATGCGGACACCGTTCTTTTCTCATGATGGCCGGGGCATTGGATGGACTTTCTGTAAAAGCGGAAGAACTTTCACATGAGGCAACCTTTGGAGTTGGATATGGTATCTGCAGGTTTGAGATCGGTGAAGCTGATGAGGAGAGACATTTCCTTAAGAAGTGGAGAGAGGTTCGAAAACAGAAAATTATGGAAAAAAGAAATAAAGAGGACGCATATGTGCGTCTTGCCAGGTTTTCACTGGAGAGCTTTATAAGGAAAGGTGTGCAGGTTAAGCAGAAGGATATAGATGAAAGGCTCATGAATGAGCTTCCCTCTGAGATATTTTCTGATAAAGCCGGAGCTTTTGTTTCTATTCACAAGGAAGGACTTTTAAGGGGCTGTATCGGAACCATTATGCCTACCTGTGAATGTCTTGCGGATGAGATAATGCAAAATGCCATAAGTGCGGCTGTTAAGGATCCGAGATTTCCAAAGATCAGGGAAAATGAGCTGCCGCTTTTGGAAATAAATGTTGATGTACTGGGAGAACCTGAGCCTATTGATGGCCCGGATATGCTGGACGTAAAGAAATATGGGGTGATCGTGACCGCCGGTTATAGGAGAGGACTTCTGCTTCCGGATCTGGAGGGGGTCGATACAGTAGAGCAGCAGATTGAAATAGCCTGCAATAAGGCAGGAATAGGAATTTATGAGGATTACAGCCTTGAAAGATTTGAGGTCGTAAGACATATCTGA
- the amrS gene encoding AmmeMemoRadiSam system radical SAM enzyme, which produces MPRCDVCHNHCELEEGQTGICRARKYENGEFVDVNYGFLTSMALDPIEKKPLRRFFPGSIVLSVGSYGCNLRCPFCQNHEISYGFGKEYDGGVKYFAPDELVEIAEKYRDQGNIGIAFTYNEPLIGYEYIVDTSLKVHKRGMKTVLVSNGSVSERITDMVLPHIDAANIDLKAFTDEFYEKTLSGNRRMVMDFISKAAGICHLEVTTLIIPGLNDSDDEMLELSEWLSNLDNGSGAEKIALHISRYFPQFKMDIPATDVEKIYHLAELARKNLRFVYTGNC; this is translated from the coding sequence ATGCCAAGATGCGATGTATGTCATAATCATTGTGAATTGGAAGAGGGGCAGACCGGTATCTGCCGAGCCAGAAAATATGAAAATGGTGAATTCGTTGATGTGAATTATGGTTTTTTGACATCAATGGCATTAGATCCAATAGAGAAAAAACCTTTGAGAAGATTTTTTCCGGGATCGATTGTTCTTTCTGTCGGAAGCTATGGCTGCAATCTTCGTTGTCCTTTCTGCCAGAATCATGAAATTTCCTATGGATTTGGAAAAGAATATGATGGAGGAGTTAAATATTTTGCTCCGGATGAACTTGTGGAGATAGCGGAGAAATATCGTGATCAGGGAAATATAGGGATTGCATTTACTTATAACGAGCCGCTCATCGGCTATGAATATATTGTAGATACGTCTTTGAAAGTGCATAAAAGAGGAATGAAGACAGTGCTCGTTTCAAACGGCTCTGTTTCGGAACGGATTACGGATATGGTTCTTCCGCATATAGATGCTGCAAATATAGACTTAAAGGCTTTTACGGATGAATTTTATGAAAAGACTCTTTCAGGAAATCGCCGAATGGTAATGGATTTTATATCAAAGGCGGCAGGCATCTGCCATCTGGAGGTTACGACCTTAATTATTCCGGGTCTTAATGACAGTGATGATGAAATGCTCGAATTATCGGAATGGCTTTCAAATCTTGATAATGGCAGTGGAGCAGAAAAGATTGCCCTCCACATCAGCAGATATTTCCCGCAATTTAAGATGGATATCCCTGCAACCGATGTTGAAAAAATCTACCATCTTGCCGAACTCGCTAGAAAAAATCTTAGGTTCGTTTATACGGGAAACTGCTGA
- a CDS encoding sugar ABC transporter ATP-binding protein: protein MKNITKTFPGVKALDNVSLELEEGEVHALLGENGAGKSTLIKVLGGIYHADSGEIEINGNNVKIDSVQAAEKNGVAIIHQELVLVPYMTVAENIFLGRELGKGIAVDLKAQEREAQKVLDELGMNIHAGSLVKDLSIAQQQMVEITKAVSAHSKILVMDEPTSSIAEKEVDNLFKIMRDLTSHGVGIIYISHKMSELQDICDRVTIMRDGQSVDTKVVKETSRDELIALMVGRQLTQYYERDFQKQGEELLRVEALSDGDRVKNVSFTLHKGEIIGFSGLVGAGRSETMAALFGLTKLEKGEVYINGKKTEIKNPKDAMAKGIAFVPENRKEEGLYLIQDVRYNSTIEVLEQFISHLNVDSKKEGAITQKFIDMMRTKTPSQAQIIGNLSGGNQQKVMIGRWLATDPKILILDEPTRGIDVGAKSEIYAIMNELVKNGVSIIMISSELPEIINMSDRIYVMADGEVKGCLDHTEVSQESIMNLAAI, encoded by the coding sequence ATGAAAAATATCACCAAGACCTTTCCGGGTGTTAAAGCTCTTGATAATGTCAGTCTGGAGCTTGAGGAAGGTGAAGTTCATGCTTTGCTTGGAGAAAATGGTGCAGGAAAATCCACACTTATAAAGGTATTGGGCGGAATTTATCACGCAGACAGCGGTGAGATAGAAATTAACGGAAATAATGTAAAGATAGACAGCGTACAGGCTGCGGAAAAGAACGGAGTTGCCATTATACATCAGGAACTTGTGCTTGTTCCTTATATGACTGTAGCAGAGAATATCTTCCTCGGAAGAGAGCTTGGAAAGGGTATCGCAGTAGACTTAAAAGCTCAGGAAAGGGAAGCTCAGAAGGTCTTAGATGAGCTTGGAATGAATATTCATGCGGGTTCTCTTGTAAAGGATCTTTCTATAGCACAGCAGCAGATGGTTGAGATAACCAAGGCTGTTTCAGCACATTCGAAAATACTTGTTATGGATGAGCCGACATCATCTATAGCAGAAAAGGAAGTTGATAACTTATTCAAGATCATGAGAGATCTGACATCTCATGGTGTAGGAATTATTTATATCTCTCATAAGATGAGTGAACTTCAGGATATCTGTGACAGAGTCACGATCATGAGAGACGGTCAGAGTGTTGATACAAAGGTTGTAAAAGAAACGTCCAGAGATGAGCTGATCGCATTAATGGTAGGAAGACAGCTTACACAATACTATGAAAGAGATTTCCAGAAACAGGGAGAAGAGCTTTTAAGAGTAGAGGCACTTTCGGACGGAGACAGAGTCAAGAATGTTTCGTTTACTCTTCATAAGGGCGAGATAATCGGATTTTCAGGACTGGTTGGTGCCGGAAGATCTGAGACAATGGCAGCATTGTTCGGGCTTACAAAGCTTGAGAAGGGTGAAGTATATATAAATGGGAAGAAAACAGAGATAAAGAATCCAAAGGATGCAATGGCTAAGGGAATAGCTTTTGTACCGGAGAACCGTAAGGAAGAGGGACTTTATCTCATACAGGATGTCAGATACAACTCCACGATCGAGGTATTGGAACAGTTTATATCACATCTGAATGTTGACAGTAAGAAAGAAGGGGCGATCACTCAGAAATTCATAGATATGATGAGAACCAAGACACCGTCCCAGGCTCAGATAATAGGAAATCTTTCGGGTGGAAATCAGCAGAAGGTAATGATAGGACGCTGGCTCGCCACAGATCCGAAGATTCTTATCCTTGATGAGCCTACAAGAGGAATTGACGTAGGTGCAAAATCCGAGATCTATGCGATAATGAATGAACTTGTAAAGAACGGTGTTTCGATAATAATGATCTCCTCAGAATTGCCGGAGATTATAAATATGAGCGACAGAATTTATGTAATGGCTGACGGTGAAGTAAAGGGATGCCTGGATCATACAGAAGTATCTCAGGAATCCATAATGAATCTTGCGGCTATCTGA
- a CDS encoding NAD(P)-dependent oxidoreductase has translation MKKAIVSGAAGFAGANLVEHLIEHGYFVYALVREGSAHNDRFNKFSDDVIKLVDCDMNSYDLLPARIREECDIFFHLAWAGGRNEFEEQNANIKASLMALSSASRLSCKRFVATGSQAEYGVKKELITEDMMADPFSAYGAAKISACYLTRFRAEQIGIEWVWGRIFSLYGKYEPKGRLLPDIIDKLKAKEIPHISAATQNWDYLDAGDAAEAIIALGEKGRNGEIYNIANGDYHPLKYFMEMLRAQYAPDILIDYGEPPIPYVSLMPSVQKIRNDTGWKAEVDFMDSVLRNY, from the coding sequence ATGAAAAAAGCTATAGTTAGCGGGGCAGCGGGCTTCGCAGGAGCAAATTTAGTCGAGCATCTGATAGAGCATGGTTATTTTGTATATGCGCTCGTAAGAGAGGGCTCGGCACATAATGACAGATTTAATAAATTTTCGGATGATGTTATAAAGCTGGTTGATTGTGACATGAATTCCTATGATCTGCTTCCGGCAAGGATAAGAGAGGAATGTGATATTTTCTTTCATCTGGCATGGGCAGGGGGAAGAAATGAGTTTGAAGAGCAGAATGCAAATATTAAAGCTAGTCTGATGGCATTGAGCTCTGCCTCGAGGCTTAGCTGCAAACGATTTGTCGCAACAGGATCTCAGGCAGAATATGGTGTAAAAAAAGAACTCATCACAGAAGATATGATGGCGGATCCTTTCTCTGCCTATGGTGCAGCAAAGATTTCAGCCTGTTATCTGACGAGATTTCGTGCGGAACAGATTGGGATTGAATGGGTATGGGGACGGATATTCAGCCTTTATGGAAAATATGAACCTAAGGGCAGGCTCCTTCCGGATATCATTGATAAGCTTAAGGCAAAGGAAATTCCTCATATAAGTGCCGCAACGCAGAATTGGGATTATCTCGATGCCGGAGATGCAGCGGAGGCGATAATTGCACTCGGAGAAAAGGGACGTAACGGTGAGATTTATAATATTGCAAACGGAGATTATCATCCGCTTAAATATTTTATGGAGATGCTCCGCGCACAGTATGCTCCGGATATCCTTATAGACTATGGTGAACCGCCGATACCATATGTGTCGCTCATGCCCTCTGTACAGAAGATTCGAAACGACACAGGCTGGAAGGCGGAGGTCGATTTTATGGATTCAGTACTCAGAAATTATTAA
- the rbsC gene encoding ribose ABC transporter permease (functions to transport ribose at high affinity; forms a complex with RbsA2C2B) yields MNEKKKDISNSALKRFFSENLGILAALVVLCIFLGVFPGTSQYFVTVKNLFNVLRQISTNLLLACGMTMVIILGGIDLSVGSIIALSGVLAAGCVSRYGMSIPAAFAVGVLIGIVFGLFNGFVISKTTIPPFIVTLATMNIARGLAGVYTGGSPVRVVSKEWQWVGAGYVAGIPVPVIIMILVFIISILILNRTKMGRYIYAVGGNPLAARFSGIDVSQVKFLVYTYSGIMAGIAGIILASRMYSGQPTAGEGAEMDAIAAVVVGGTSMAGGSGKLSGTLIGALIIGILNNGLNLMNVNSFWQTVVKGVVILLAVMIDFFRNRSKAK; encoded by the coding sequence ATGAATGAAAAAAAGAAGGATATTTCAAACAGTGCATTAAAAAGATTTTTCTCGGAAAATCTCGGTATTCTGGCAGCTTTGGTAGTGCTTTGTATTTTCCTTGGAGTTTTCCCGGGAACAAGCCAGTATTTCGTTACTGTAAAGAACTTATTTAACGTATTGAGACAGATCTCAACAAATCTGCTGCTTGCATGTGGAATGACGATGGTTATCATCCTTGGAGGTATCGATCTTTCGGTTGGTTCCATTATAGCTTTGTCAGGTGTACTCGCAGCAGGCTGTGTATCAAGATATGGAATGTCAATTCCGGCAGCTTTTGCGGTAGGAGTTCTCATTGGTATCGTATTTGGTCTTTTTAATGGTTTTGTTATTTCAAAGACAACTATTCCTCCTTTCATTGTTACACTGGCTACAATGAATATTGCAAGAGGTCTTGCAGGTGTTTATACAGGTGGTTCTCCTGTTAGAGTTGTTTCCAAGGAATGGCAGTGGGTAGGTGCAGGATATGTTGCAGGAATTCCGGTTCCGGTAATCATCATGATCTTAGTATTTATAATCTCGATACTTATTCTTAACAGGACAAAGATGGGACGTTATATCTACGCAGTCGGCGGAAACCCGCTGGCAGCAAGATTTTCCGGTATTGATGTAAGTCAGGTTAAATTCCTTGTTTACACATATTCAGGAATTATGGCAGGTATAGCAGGTATCATCCTTGCATCCAGAATGTATTCCGGACAGCCAACAGCAGGTGAAGGCGCAGAAATGGATGCCATCGCAGCAGTAGTAGTCGGTGGTACATCAATGGCCGGTGGTTCCGGTAAACTCAGCGGTACTTTGATCGGTGCTCTTATCATTGGTATCCTGAATAACGGACTTAACCTTATGAATGTCAATTCTTTCTGGCAGACAGTTGTCAAGGGCGTAGTTATCCTCCTCGCCGTAATGATCGACTTCTTCAGAAACAGAAGTAAGGCAAAATAA
- a CDS encoding sugar ABC transporter substrate-binding protein, translating to MKRKLIAAILTVAMVGTLTACGSTGTPAASEAPAASEAAASEAAPAASEPAAETEAASEAAGTEAAGTETAQTEYDTTNKTGKKLKFGYTCMDGTNPFFVTIQNEMKEKIEANGDELVITDPGNDVSKQISQVEDMLSQELDGLFMNPVDAEGIAPALDEAKTAGVPMVGFDTQVADMSYLVSYTGSDNYNAGKVVGEDLVAKCPDGGDIIVLDSPTMQSVVDRTNGFLDAIEGHGFNIVAQQDAKGNLEEAMGIAEDLLQAHPDVVAIFGGNDPTALGALAAANAAGITDCKIYGVDGSPDIKAELASGESLIAGTGAQSPVSIADKAVEIMYKVMNGETVEDTYPVDTFLITADNVADYGTDGWQ from the coding sequence ATGAAAAGAAAGTTAATCGCAGCAATTTTGACAGTTGCCATGGTTGGCACACTTACAGCATGTGGTTCAACAGGAACACCTGCAGCAAGTGAAGCTCCTGCAGCAAGCGAGGCAGCTGCATCAGAAGCAGCACCCGCAGCAAGCGAGCCGGCAGCTGAAACAGAAGCAGCAAGCGAAGCAGCAGGAACTGAGGCAGCAGGAACTGAGACAGCTCAGACAGAGTATGATACAACCAACAAGACAGGCAAAAAACTTAAGTTTGGTTATACATGCATGGATGGTACAAATCCTTTCTTCGTAACTATCCAGAACGAGATGAAGGAAAAGATCGAGGCTAACGGCGATGAGCTCGTTATCACAGATCCCGGTAATGATGTATCAAAGCAGATCTCACAGGTTGAGGATATGCTTTCACAGGAACTTGACGGATTGTTCATGAACCCTGTTGATGCTGAAGGTATCGCACCTGCACTTGATGAAGCCAAGACAGCAGGCGTTCCTATGGTTGGTTTCGATACACAGGTTGCAGATATGTCTTATCTTGTTTCTTATACAGGATCAGATAACTACAACGCAGGTAAGGTAGTTGGTGAGGATCTCGTTGCTAAATGTCCTGATGGCGGTGACATCATCGTTCTTGATTCTCCTACAATGCAGTCAGTAGTTGATCGTACAAACGGATTCCTTGATGCTATTGAAGGACATGGTTTCAATATCGTTGCTCAGCAGGATGCTAAGGGTAATCTTGAGGAAGCTATGGGCATCGCAGAAGATTTACTTCAGGCTCATCCTGATGTAGTTGCTATCTTCGGTGGAAATGATCCTACAGCTCTTGGAGCACTTGCAGCAGCAAATGCAGCAGGCATCACAGACTGCAAGATCTACGGCGTTGACGGATCACCTGATATCAAGGCTGAGCTTGCTTCCGGTGAGTCTCTTATAGCAGGTACCGGTGCACAGTCTCCTGTATCTATCGCTGATAAGGCAGTTGAGATCATGTACAAGGTTATGAATGGTGAAACTGTTGAGGATACATATCCTGTTGATACATTCCTTATCACTGCAGATAACGTTGCTGATTACGGCACAGATGGATGGCAGTAA